The genomic stretch taatatatgttttattctCTATGTTGGAAAAGTTAAGAAAAAGTAAAGGGTGACGTGTCTCGAATCTGGGATTCCCCTGGTTTCATGCTGTACGTGTGTCTTTGTATGATAATGAttcgtttgggtttttgattttaaaaatgcaatttcaaattatctatttttttgcaattttgtttaaattttgtgTATGAAATTGTAATGCTAAATGCACCCtactccatttatttttttaataaattcatttatttattttttaaagaaaataggaTTATTTTTGGAAGAATGACAAAAAAAGTGACTTAATTgcaataaaattgtagtttaatgtatctaagagcttgtttgagattgcgtttgaggggcctaaaagtgcttttaacacttaaaaagtctgtttgaagaaaaaagtatctgTTTggtggtaaaaaaaattaaaagcacttttaatagtccaaaaatgctaaaaatggttaaaacgtacttttggcaaaagcttgttttttaagcttttgcctaaaagttctttttgacttaaaagctctatttctcaaacgcaattccaaacacgcTCTAAGTGTAATACCCTATCAAATCGTGAGACTTTTTTTGAAAGTAGCTGAAAGCTTAGGGGTTAAgtatatttaacttttttttttggttatatataAGTGAACTCAAACCTTTCATCTTAAGTTTTCTCCCTAACATAATCCATGTCTACAAGTCAATGAAATTTAATTGCCAAAGGACATGTCGAAGTCAACTAACTCAAGAGTCAAGCCTTCATAGCTGCATCAAGAAACTAAACCCTAGACTAGTCCCAAACCTAGCCATATGTTACTTTGATAGCAAGGAATAGATTTCATTTTGTGGCATTGCTTCGTAAATAAGATTTTATATTGAAATTAAGATGATGCCCATCAATTTACGAAACCTAATTTGACAAACAGATTATTGAGATGAGCACAAGTTGAGGGGAAATATCACCCTTAACCCATCTTATCTATTAAATCTCAACCACTGAGGTGTTAGGTACTCTAGTTTGACTTTACATGCACTTCAcacttcaaagaaaaagaaaaaagacattGGATGATTGTCTTTAACACCAAGTAAAAGGGTTATGTTGATAATCATAGATCTGCTTatgatttaatttataatagGGATTAATTATAAACCATCTCTTCTGGCTCTACGttatagtattaattaaatgattcaaTTCTCCATTTCGTATGAGTTTAAACttataagtagtgatttaatatgatattaattattagAAGCGAGAGGAAAGACTTGAAGACTAGCGTTTAGAGCTCTTACTTGAAAGAAGTTCTCTCtgttttttggttgttgttcTCTGGCTTATCAATCATTTTAAGTTCAAACTATGTCTTTGTAATTCACATTctatttaaaaatcaaatatttcattTGTTGGACTACATGTGaagagaatgttagaatattacttaaataattaaattcaatatttcctatcaacttaaacttttagaataaataaatagtgattCACTACGTTATATCTTAGAGGCGTTCATATAGAAACTAGTGAAAGCTCTCAACATTCTTGAAAACTTCAAGGCAGTCAATTAGAAAGGCCTTCTTTTATTGGATATTATCAAATATGTAATGAGAGGCttccaaaaatttgaaactcatTTTGGAAGAAGCCATGGCTGTGATCAATCATCCTCACATGGGAACATCCTGTTTCTACAAGCtaacaaattcaatagtaaagtCATTTGGTTAGTATCCCATTTGCAATCATGTCTTTCTAATGATTTCTTCATTGAAGTCAACAGCATTGGAAGCAAACTCATTTGGCCAAGTGCTGAGTAGCATCATAGTTTTTTCTGACagtaatttaatcatttattgtACTAGTTTGCGAGATAGTGAAGACTTTTGATCCTTTTTACCTGGTGTAACATCATTTTTGAAGGTAAATTTCTTCCTCTTAATGATTCACAAATGGCTATGTATTGTGAAGTGAATTCAACCAACTGGACTATCAGGAGTGAAGCAACAGATGattaataaaagaagaaatttattgATGCAAAGGGATATATATTACTGTTGGTGGCAACAGAATTATGTTTCTGCATAAAAGTTATCAATGACAGTTCGAACTATCAATGGTATTCTCACTACATGgaaaccatcttcccaaaacAGATTACCAAATGAGTATCTTCCTTGAACCCTTAGCTGGGAATGGAAAGTTACCTTGAATTTCAGCTTCCTTATTGAAGAATTAAACAACAAATTTGGTGGCTCAACTATCACTTTAGTTCCAGCCGGGGCTTGAACAGAAGCAGTGTAAATAGAATTAACTGGACCAACATTTGTAACCGTTCTTGACACAGTTAAGTTCTCCTTCAGCTCAGCAATGGTAATAGAAGGCAGATTAAGATTTGCAAGGAATTTGGCCGACTTGCGACAATGTACGTGTGACCTAGCCAACGAGCTAATGGCGGAATTATTGTAGCCCATGGAACAAAGAAAACGGATGTAATCTGAGAACCCCATGTCATATATGAGTCCAGGAGCCAAGGCTTTGTTTGGTTCAACATGACCACCTCCAAAGTCAAATGGGTCAGCCTGCTTATGGGGAGCTCCCTCAGCCACTGTAGATTGACCATATTCATCTTTCAAAGAAGCTATACAAAAGAAGAGACAGAGAATCAGTTGTGCACATTAATTTtatgatgaaaaacaaaaaggccaGTAAATTTCTTTTGTCAACCTGTAGTGACCAGCGCAGACTTTATTGCAGCAGGGCTCCATGTTGGATGGATAGCTTTAAGAAGAGCCACAATGCCAGATACATGGGGACAAGACATGGAAGTTCCCGAATCAATATTGAATTCAAGGGGTTGAGAGAGGGAAGAAGCAGGGGACCAGGATGCCAAAATATTAACACCAGGAGCAGCAATATCAGGCTGCAACCACATTCAAATACATCAACTGCAACAATCAAAGAagtaattattttgtaaaatagtCAGTACCTTCAATACAGATGGAGATAAGGAACTGGGTCCTCTAGAGGAGAAAAATGCCACTTCTGGGGAAATCTGTTGTCCCACATCtgtttttgttgggctaaactTGGCCACAGGATTTCTGTTGAATTTTCAAATGAAGTCTGCTTGTTATAACCCTTTAGAGAGATAAAAACTGAGGTAATAGCAATTGGACTCTCTTATAAAGATTTATCTGTTTACAGAATCCCAACCTTGGAAGCAGAAATATACAGAAAGAAAGGGTCACCCAACATGCCTAGGATAGATTTACCTGGTCATCTCCATGTACATGAGCAGAGATGTCCCGACCGCAAAGTCCACTTGGACACCAGGGATATTCCAGGGTAAAGTAACCTCCTTTGTGGGAAACTGGGCAAAGATGAGACCAGCACCATGAGCATGCAATACAGTTGTTGCAGCAACAGAAGCTGACCTCTGTGAACGAGATTGGAAACAAAGAACTACTTTTCCTCTTGCTAAAGTGGCATTTAGGGTTCCTGAATCACAACTCCTATTAAAAGTAACCACTATTAATATATGAATTCTCTAATTCAGANNNNNNNNNNNNNNNNNNNNNNNNNNNNNNNNNNNNNNNNNNNNNNNNNNNNNNNNNNNNNNNNNNNNNNNNNNNNNNNNNNNNNNNNNNNNNNNNNNNNtttttttttttttgagtttttagtgattcataagacttgaatttgtatcataaattcataaacagagaagagagaagagagagaaacgttgagggagggagagaagagagaagagagaagagagagaaaataatatggaaataatattatattgaataatctagtgtgctacaatAAATAGTAATATAAAACTATTCACTATTCATCGtagcagttaaggtataatagataatatgaaattattttgttgaagcaagaaaaatgacaaaaatagttaaatatagctaatatctctattttaactacactgctggagatgctcttaggaTGGAAATTAGTGTTCTCATGGTGGGGTCGAATTGCATAAACACCGTAAAGTTTAACCATAACTTGAAAATTGTCAAACTTTCCAAtcataactttttaattttgtattgaattcgtgaatcatgtcaaaaattgtcagttGTTATGTCACGTATCAGGTTCGAGTCATGTTGATGCAttgatataagattatataagttaatccTAACTCGATCCATTTAGTTAAACGAATCAAACTTTTCAACGTTAACCACTTACACCATTACGTGGGCTTTCTTTTCATtcactcatttttttccttttttcttttttcatctcTTTGCGAAAGAATCATAAggacaaaaattagctacaagCACCGAAAGAGCTATGCCAAATTTAGTAATACGGATTGTATATTTAGCACCAAACCATTTTCAATAACCCTAACACTAGAAAGTTCCGGTGGCGGATCTAAGAATTCGTATTAAGAGGGGTGAGAGAATGAGGAGTAGGGGTTATagtcaagaaaactaaaaaaattacccttagaaaaaataattttcaaaattttttggaggagccaCTGCTAAAAACCCTATATCtatctcacttttattttattctattgaCGTAGCAAtgctaattaatatttatttttttaagcatggTATCTCACAAGGCTCATAACATTGAGGTCATATGTTCAAATCCCGTCTTTGAAACATTGGCtcattaataaaatgaaataaaagtataGTTCCAGCAATTAACCATATTAATAGTCTATCGGTCATGACTCATAAGGCAAAGCATTGTTATATcttaaaacagttttttttattgaaagaattATAAATACCGCATACTCTTGAAGAATctattgaagaaaattgttgcAGAAGTGGGAAAGCAATTATGTAGATCGAGAAATGGAAAATCTAGATTTTGGCAAAAAAGAAATTCCGTTGCCGGGACTTGAACCCGGGTCTCTCGGGTGAGAGCCGAGTATCCTGACCAACTAGACTACAACGGAAGTTGGTTGGTTGTGTAAGCATAATATTTATATTCTATTTTATGTATCTCTCATCTACCGTCACATCTTTGCCTCGATGAAATTGTGAAAACTTCATCATAGGGCTGGAACCAGTTACTTTCGTTTTAAAACCTCTAAGATAATTTGGAAAGGATTTCATATGGATCAACCTATAAAAGTATATTCCTCTTCAATTAAACATAAAAGGCGAGAGTTTTGCTTTGCCAAATGTTACTTATTTCAGTGCAATACAAGGAATCTCTTGCCAAGCCTCCCAAGTTTTCGAGCCAGGCTAATTAATTAGTACCCTTAAGCTTAGTTATCTTGATAATCAGCAACATAATGCTGCATTCATGTCACGCCTTTTTATAGGGCATTTTAAGCATATAGTTTTTAGAATCGAGATTGAATGCAATTAATTAGCTATTTGTATTGTATGCACAAATGCACAATTGATGTGAGAGAGTAGTTGAGTCTCGCAACTATTTAGATAGATAGATCCCAAACCTCATGTTACTCAAACACCTGTTTAGGTAGATAGTAGATAGACTTGCCTTCTCACATTAAGTGCATGCACTATCATGAACAACCAAAGTCACCTTATCCAAATCCTAGTTAATCCTAATTTTCATGTGTATCTTAGCCATCAAAATTTTGGTTTATGTGACAGCTAAAATGGATCCAAATTTGAAGCCAACAACATCATGAGTTTGGGATATGTGCTTTGTGCATGAAATCAGTTCAAGCCCAAAAGGTTAGAGTGtatgttttgaaatttgaatgattaaatttgtGGGTCACTTCACCATTTACATGAGACGCAACTTTTTCAAGAGTTGTCTCTATCCCTTACTCTATCTCATAAGAAGagaaataacaattttatagtCTAGTAATACGAGCAGTAAATATAAGAGAGCGGTTATGAaactaggggtgaaatttaaaactgcctaaccgcaactgctaaccgctataaccgttaaccactaaccgcctaggcagttgCGATTAGCGATTAATGAGTTTTGAAAATCCGCTAACTGgtaaccgctttttttttaatatatatatatatagcatggtGGTAATTATGCCCCTCTTTCACCCAAGATTCCCGGTTTCGATTCCCCAAACCTTGACTTTTGtttaggttttatatttttattatatatatattatagaagTGCAAGAAATGGGTGTTTTTggttaattgaatttttatgaattttttttaggttgattgaaatgggcttcaagttcaaccatgttgatttttttggttgtttgtgagtttatgaacttgtttgtgttttattttatttctatgttgtgtataagactacaagtgaagtgataattttgttgtaattttatttgtatattatatgatgtgtagatttgtagaaggtggccaacaagattttggtatatagcaatttttaatgctaaaatggccatgaaaaaaaaaaaaaaaaacgtttaaagtgagcaaaaaaaatgtttaaagtgaacccaaaaccggcccaaaaCCGGTCCAAAACCAGCCCAAaatctgtaaaaaaaaaaaaaaaaaaaaaagcccaaaaaagcggttatctcaaagcggttagtaaaaattattaaccgcctaggtggttgcggttagcggttttagccactaatcgttaaccgcaaccgctatttcacccctatGAAACTCACCTATTAGAATAGGTTTCAAGTAGTCAATCTTTGCTTGGATAGGTAGACTCCATACGATCTCTTTTATATTTAGTGTTGGAATTACTAATAATTAAGAATTACTAAAATTTTGAATCCAAATAAAAGTTGGTTGCAGCCACTTATAATCTgttaaactctcttttaatatgtgaggctcaacacgtggaatatttagtttaaatgggggtgaattgacggagtcaaagtTTGATTTCAAAACCTTTgattctgataccatattaaattaccaattattctaaaaatttaaactaataaaaaaaaaaaattaatcattagtttaacataGTCAGACTCTCACTTCCCCTTCAATGACCCTCGTAGGCTTGTAGTTGGAACCGCAAGTTGGAAATGTAACCACAGCCACAGGTCCACAAGTATACTGTAGAATGAAGTCATGTTACTTTTTCGGCTTTTCCTCACCACCCATCTCCAGTATGGGCCCAATCAGTTTAGCAGCTAAAGTGGCCCACAGAGGCCTAGACGAAAGTGTTTCTATCCCACTATAATactatgaaaaatgtttttttttttttctttttttttggcattctAACATTTATTTTGCATCTATTTTCATTGAGTTGGCATGTTCTATCTATctatcatcattattattattattattattattattattttgtcatttttaattaagattaaataaaGCATACTAACTTAACAAAAATGTACGTAAGATTGATGTCATAATACAAAGAAGCATTTCTCTAATACTATTCCTATAAAGAACTGGTTTTGCTTTCATTAGTTTTAGATGATTTGTGACCTACCAACAAATCAAAGGACACGAATTCAAcatactctaataagtgacaagtatcatttaatatttttaggtttttaaaaaattaatgtttgggttcatagattaataaaatggcaatAAATGACtcttaggatatatatatatatatatatatatatatatatataagataacacttacacttattagagtaggccgaaggaaatttccttcaaatcaaTTTGAAGCAAATTTCTACCCCAAATGAAATATTGAACTAAAAATATGAGTAAATTATAGTCACGTCATTGAAGTAATGACAAACGTAACGACTAACGACCCaaaagtgaatttaattatgAGCATGGCATGAGCATGAAGAGAGATCTCATGAGACCAATTAATAGGCTTGGTGGCAAACAGAGGCGGTAGCTGCCTCTTAGTGCCACTTAAATTGGGTAGCCTGGTAGGTAACAAGCATGATGAATGTTCAGCCACTTCCATAAGAGTCCTCCACCAAAAATCTTGCATAGCTTTGAGTAGGTGTAATATCTTTCTCAACCCTTtggttgtaaattttttttttttttttttcttgggaaaTAGTACAGAAACACCACAACAAACCaacacagaaaagaaaaaaaccaaaaacaaaagaaaaagacaacacAAAGAAAGTGATAGCATTATATGGAGGGTTTGGGGTCATTAATAGGAACAACAATGATAGGGAGGAATGAAAAGATAGAAATGCTTTCATTTTCGCCTGTAAAAGCGGTTTGTCTAGTGAGATTATGTGCATACCAGTTTATGCTATACTAAATTGAGTAAATTTTATGAACTGACATTTTTGtttggagaaatttcactttaaacctCTGAATTACAGCGTGTTTTGAAAAGATCaccataaatttaaaaaactctcaatttaactatctgaacttttaatttgagtCAATTGACCCCATCTGTCAAATTTAGCCATTAAATTATAATGGTAATgcctaaaaaaaccaaaatacctttgtaattttttttttttaaaaaaaaagatttaatttgaaattaagggtaaatttgaaattttataaaaaaatcaggaaTAAAAAAGTCATTGTATCActtgtaatgtttaaaatcttacGGAGGGGGgtcaattgattgaaattgaaagttcaggggtgtaaattaagagttttttattttgatggggtcttctcaaaacgagCGGTAATTTAGAAGTTTAAAGTGAAGcttccatttttgtttaaatCTTAGAACATGATGGAAGGGAAGAAACAAAAGATTTTTGACATGTAGAAATAAGCTTTTTCTCATTATCCTTGTAGAAAAAGTGACAACAAGATTTTGTGACTCCAAAATCCTATAACTCAAGAATCAAGCAGATTACTAAATAAgaacagaaaaggaaaagaaaagagaagcaGACCACTTAAATAAGCCTCTTCCCTCTTTGCTTTGCTGAGAGGCATCTTTTCCCTATTCTCAAATGATGAGTCATGAATTTGTGTATTTGTGTCAACTAGGGTTGGGTTAGCAACAAGGTATGCTAGTACCCCGACTAACGGTGCATTAATGTAGGTCGTTGGCTCTGATTTCTTATAATCAACTCGATTGTCGTCGTAGATGTCGTCTTCCCCCGGTCCTCCCACCACGGCCCCAACGA from Corylus avellana chromosome ca1, CavTom2PMs-1.0 encodes the following:
- the LOC132170262 gene encoding subtilisin-like protease SBT3.5; this encodes MIDKPENNNKKNRENFFQEVLEGNVYSLQSYKASADNFMCALIPESSASHIEYTNGGLIYKPGGSNLQHATSIAFLSLVYANYLTRTSQAINCGNIYVSPTTLRQLAKRQVDYILGDNPKGISYMVGYSDYYPQCIHHRSSSMPSIKDHPQFIGCKEGSIYFNSTNPNPNILVGAVVGGPGEDDIYDDNRVDYKKSEPTTYINAPSCDSGTLNATLARGKVVLCFQSRSQRSASVAATTVLHAHGAGLIFAQFPTKEVTLPWNIPGVQVDFAVGTSLLMYMEMTRNPVAKFSPTKTDVGQQISPEVAFFSSRGPSSLSPSVLKPDIAAPGVNILASWSPASSLSQPLEFNIDSGTSMSCPHVSGIVALLKAIHPTWSPAAIKSALVTTASLKDEYGQSTVAEGAPHKQADPFDFGGGHVEPNKALAPGLIYDMGFSDYIRFLCSMGYNNSAISSLARSHVHCRKSAKFLANLNLPSITIAELKENLTVSRTVTNVGPVNSIYTASVQAPAGTKVIVEPPNLLFNSSIRKLKFKVTFHSQLRVQGRYSFGNLFWEDGFHVVRIPLIVRTVIDNFYAET